A single region of the Gossypium arboreum isolate Shixiya-1 chromosome 12, ASM2569848v2, whole genome shotgun sequence genome encodes:
- the LOC108478657 gene encoding NAC domain-containing protein 43-like, with protein sequence MSEDMNLSINGQFRVPPGFRFHPTEEELLHYYLRKKVAFQKIELDVIREVDLNKLEPWEIQEKCKIGSTPQNDWYFFSHKDKKYPTGTRTNRATAAGFWKATGRDKIIYSGLKRIGLRKTLVFYKGRAPHGQKSDWIMHEYRLDHNSTSTHDATASNGIGDSVPEEGWVVCRVFRKKNYQKTLESSKSSSSTCLDSKGKMLGSCNDGVLDQILLHMGRTCCKMENGSLSNNNVDNPNTNNGEHERFMHLPRLESPTLFDQDRSFIKPCCYQSIDDMLTETEPSSINQQGTAGVCESNNGVNDWVTLDRLVASQLNGQQETSKQLWCFNDPNAAFSLRHDDDVQLSHLNLLRSNQNSNVYRDENDLWSLTKSSSPSPSSSSDPLCHLSV encoded by the exons ATGTCAGAAGATATGAATCTATCCATAAATGGGCAGTTTCGGGTCCCTCCTGGTTTCAGATTTCATCCTACAGAAGAGGAGCTTCTTCACTATTATCTCAGAAAGAAAGTGGCTTTTCAAAAGATAGAACTTGATGTTATTCGAGAAGTTGATCTCAACAAGCTTGAGCCATGGGAAATACAAG AGAAGTGCAAAATAGGATCCACCCCACAGAATGATTGGTACTTCTTCAGCCACAAGGACAAAAAGTATCCTACGGGGACCCGAACTAATCGTGCAACGGCTGCCGGGTTCTGGAAAGCAACTGGGCGTGATAAGATTATTTATAGCGGTTTAAAGAGGATTGGATTGAGAAAGACATTGGTTTTTTATAAAGGAAGAGCTCCACATGGACAAAAATCTGATTGGATTATGCATGAGTACAGGCTCGATCATAACAGTACTAGTACCCATGACGCTACT GCATCAAATGGCATTGGAGATTCAGTGCCTGAAGAAGGTTGGGTGGTTTGTCGTGTATTTAGAAAGAAGAATTATCAGAAAACCCTAGAAAGTAGTAAAAGCTCTTCCTCCACTTGTCTGGATTCAAAGGGGAAGATGCTTGGTTCATGCAACGATGGGGTTCTAGATCAAATTCTTCTTCACATGGGAAGGACTTGTTGTAAGATGGAGAATGGTTCATTGAGCAACAACAACGTGGATAACCCCAACACCAACAACGGGGAACATGAAAGGTTCATGCATCTGCCCAGGTTGGAAAGCCCAACACTCTTTGATCAAGATAGAAGCTTCATCAAGCCTTGTTGTTACCAATCCATCGACGATATGCTGACTGAAACTGAACCATCTTCGATCAACCAACAAGGCACTGCTGGTGTTTGTGAGTCCAACAATGGCGTTAATGATTGGGTCACCTTGGACCGACTTGTGGCATCCCAGCTAAATGGTCAACAAGAAACTAGCAAGCAACTATGGTGTTTTAATGACCCTAATGCAGCTTTCAGTCTTCGTCACGATGATGATGTTCAACTATCGCACTTAAATTTGCTCAGATCAAATCAAAACTCCAACGTATACAGAGACGAGAATGATCTATGGAGCTTGACCAAGTCGTCGTCACCGTCACCCTCATCATCATCAGACCCTTTATGCCATCTATCGGTATAA
- the LOC108479360 gene encoding uncharacterized protein LOC108479360 isoform X1 produces MFPGFRITSMKGRTQRADTHDDWGDGSWTVDCICGVNFDDGEEMVKCDECGVWVHTRCSRYTKGEELFACDKCKNKSNRNDSEETEVAQLLVELPTKTVRIESSSTRRPFRLWTDIPMEERVHVQGVPGGEPGLFSGLSGVFTPQLWKCTGYVPKKFNFQYREFPCWDENKEDDNKNGKQNEFESGNPADNGAGVLFSLSKERVFSAPMHPKKDVLNEGKKSESEDFDGKHWQNGVRKDRGVLQPVTAPSSKQKKDEPGVFKDRGTRKKSRSSAEKEAYEKKRSVQPHKTVFRPSCDAKQLEFYEDRVPKSFATGVQSGKNKNLKDSVHQEPTSDGNLASNHAVERPKNNSSGKEHASEVSTSSMSGHDSIRIDGKEEKADDQLPAAITSTPKTEDLAQLPLGNKYTGITPIKEEGDGVAIDKVDGVVVEGSTRSPRDNQVDALASTALKVQGNNFLKDSNSGISCSFDKSDIEVKREMNDDDSNVVLINQRSNPDDTKDTEISFHQTSETSQMNDLVGGFSHSSDSKARISESEIVADCHSDKANELSGHCSLLKCDLEGSEVSETVKKISPESNCIPRSSEESKPSINVLTPEEQSNQRKMVACVGKSSSTSSASIFSVSSVPDSSKPTDSQNNSKQQVMPDNNLSSKKGHATNDVPRDEDRHDLSRKAVKERPKSSYSSTSKVPHQSRISHASISKRNICESKDSVPSSSLKASLMQNSTVTSVSGESAGSLQSQSASYIQQNKTLASGFPQKGEKSTQSSSQPASKAAHASSVHPFATSNSTTLSDEELALLLHQELNSSPRVPRVPRVRQAGSFPQLASATATSMLMKRTSSSGGKDHSMVPRRKNKDASKDGSRGSRELDHDAKRTDKVLSSLDQRQDLGSAMDASAKRNDKNVHATPSTATNSGPSSSTEANEQNLSYVRSSPRNLSDDDTGTARGSVPRTLPGLINDIMSKGRRMTYEELCNAVLPHWPNLRKHNGERYAYSTHSQAVLDCLRNRQEWAQLVDRGPKTNSSKKRRKADAEDSDDNEFGKGRSTKEVESKSLESQKEEFPKGKRKARKRRRLALQGRGIKDVRRRRKVDFSDDDAGPFSNSSEESMFSDDEIQGSGACPVGSDASASSDEIGSM; encoded by the exons ATGTTTCCAG gGTTTAGGATAACAAGTATGAAAGGCCGGACGCAGCGGGCCGATACCCATGATGATTGGGGAGACGGTTCATGGACCGTGGACTGCATCTGCGGTGTCAATTTTGACGACGGTGAAGAGATGGTGAAGTGCGATGAGTGCGGCGTCTGGGTGCATACGCGCTGCTCTCGTTACACCAAGGGAGAAGAGTTGTTTGCCTGTGACAAGTGCAAGAACAAAAGCAACCGTAATGACAGCGAGGAAACGGAGGTGGCACAGTTGTTGGTTGAACTGCCAACGAAAACAGTTAGGATAGAGAGTAGTTCTACCCGACGGCCCTTTAGGCTTTGGACTGATATCCCCATGGAAGAGCGTGTTCATGTTCAAGGGGTTCCAGGAGGGGAACCTGGTTTGTTTAGTGGGCTGTCTGGGGTTTTTACGCCGCAACTATGGAAGTGTACTGGGTATGTGCCTAAGAAGTTTAATTTCCAGTATAGGGAATTCCCTTGTTGGGATGAGAACAAAGAAGATGATAACAAAAATGGTAAGCAAAATGAGTTTGAGAGTGGGAATCCTGCTGATAATGGTGCCGGAGTTCTATTTTCTTTGTCTAAAGAGAGGGTGTTTAGTGCTCCGATGCATCCAAAGAAGGATGTTTTAAATGAAGGGAAGAAGAGTGAGAGTGAAGATTTTGATGGAAAGCATTGGCAGAATGGAGTAAGGAAAGATAGGGGTGTACTTCAGCCTGTTACGGCACCCTCCAGTAAGCAGAAAAAAGATGAGCCTGGGGTGTTCAAAGATAGGGGTACAAGAAAGAAGTCTAGAAGTTCTGCTGAGAAAGAGGCTTACGAGAAGAAGAGATCTGTACAGCCCCATAAAACAG TGTTTAGACCCAGCTGTGATGCAAAACAATTGGAATTTTATGAAGACAGAGTTCCAAAGTCTTTCGCGACTGGTGTCCAGAGTGGAAAGAACAAAAATTTGAAGGACAGTGTGCATCAAGAGCCAACTTCAGATGGTAATCTTGCATCGAACCATGCGGTTGAAAGACCCAAGAACAACTCAAGTGGAAAAGAGCATGCTTCAGAGGTCTCCACTTCTAGCATGTCTGGACATGATTCGATTAGAATTGATGGGAAGGAGGAGAAGGCTGATGATCAACTTCCCGCAGCTATAACAAGCACTCCAAAAACAGAAGATCTCGCTCAATTGCCATTAGGGAACAAATATACTGGGATAACTCCTATTAAAGAAGAG GGTGATGGTGTGGCAATTGACAAAGTAGATGGTGTTGTAGTAGAAGGTTCTACAAGAAGTCCTCGGGACAATCAGGTTGATGCTTTGGCTAGTACTGCCCTGAAAGTTCAGGGAAATAATTTTCTTAAAGATTCTAATAGCGGCATCTCTTGCAGCTTTGATAAATCTGATATTGAGGTGAAAAGAGAAATGAATGATGATGATTCTAATGTTGTCTTAATTAATCAACGTTCTAATCCTGATGATACTAAAGACACAGAAATATCTTTTCATCAGACATCAGAAACCTCCCAAATGAATGATTTGGTTGGAGGATTTTCACATTCGTCTGACAGTAAGGCAAGAATCAGTGAATCAGAAATTGTCGCTGATTGTCATTCTGATAAAGCAAATGAGTTGTCTGGCCATTGTTCGTTGCTAAAATGCGATTTGGAGGGTTCAGAAGTTTCTGAGACTGTGAAGAAAATTTCTCCAGAATCCAACTGTATTCCTAGATCTTCTGAAGAGTCTAAACCAAGTATAAATGTTCTGACCCCTGAAGAACAGTCTAACCAGCGTAAAATGGTAGCATGCGTTGGAAAGTCATCTTCCACCTCATCCGCTTCCATATTTTCTGTATCATCTGTTCCTGATAGCTCTAAACCTACAGATTCTCAGAATAACTCAAAGCAACAAGTAATGCCTGACAACAATCTGAGCAGTAAGAAAGGTCACGCTACAAATGATGTGCCTAGGGATGAAGACAGACATGACTTATCACGTAAGGCAGTAAAAGAGCGACCAAAATCCTCTTATAGTTCTACGTCAAAAGTCCCACACCAAAGCAGGATTTCACATGCTTCCATTTCAAAAAGAAACATATGCGAGTCAAAAGACTCTGTGCCTTCCTCATCTTTAAAGGCATCTTTGATGCAGAATAGTACAGTTACGTCAGTCTCTGGTGAGTCTGCCGGCTCACTGCAAAGTCAGTCTGCTTCATACATTCAACAAAACAAGACATTGGCTTCAGGTTTCCCACAGAAAGGTGAAAAGTCCACTCAGTCAAGTTCCCAGCCAGCATCTAAGGCTGCACATGCATCATCAGTACATCCCTTTGCAACATCAAATTCCACTACTCTAAGTGATGAAGAG CTTGCTTTGCTTTTGCATCAAGAACTTAATAGTTCTCCAAGAGTACCTCGTGTTCCACGTGTGCGGCAGGCTGGGAGCTTTCCTCAGCTGGCATCTGCAACTGCCACAAGCATGCTAATGAAACGCACATCTAGCTCAGGAGGAAAAGATCACAGTATG GTCCCTAGAAGAAAAAACAAGGATGCATCTAAAGATGGGTCCCGTGGATCTCGTGAGCTTGATCATGATGCTAAAAGAACTGATAAAGTGCTATCTTCACTTGATCAGAGACAAGATCTTGGTTCTGCCATGGATGCTTCTGCTAAAAGGAATGACAAGAATGTACATGCCACACCCTCCACAGCCACAAACAGTGGCCCTTCTTCTTCAACTGAAGCTAATGAGCAAAATTTGTCATATGTACGTAGTTCACCTAGAAATTTATCTGATGATGACACAGGCACAGCTCGTGGTTCTGTACCTCGTACTTTACCTG GCTTGATAAATGACATTATGAGCAAAGGCAGGCGAATGACTTATGAAGAGCTTTGTAATGCAGTCCTGCCA CATTGGCCTAACTTGAGGAAACATAATGGAGAACGATATGCGTATTCTACTCATTCTCAAGCTGTTCTTGATTGCCTAAGAAATCGACAAGAATGGGCTCAGTTAGTTGATCGTGGCCCCAAG ACTAATTCAAGTAAGAAAAGGCGCAAGGCAGATGCTGAGGATTCAGACGATAATGAATTCGGCAAGGGAAGAAGTACGAAAGAGGTAGAAAGCAAAAGCCTCGAGTCACAGAAAGAAGAGTTCCCCAAAGGCAAAAGGAAAGCGAGGAAGCGCAGGCGATTGGCTTTGCAAGGAAGAGGAATAAAAGATGTCCGCAGGAGAAGGAAAGTAGATTTCAGTGATGATGATGCCGGACCCTTCTCTAACTCAAGTGAGGAGAGCATGTTCAGTGACGATGAGATCCAAGGAAGCGGAGCTTGCCCAGTGGGAAGTGACGCCTCAGCAAGCTCTGATGAGATAGGGTCCATGTAA
- the LOC108479360 gene encoding uncharacterized protein LOC108479360 isoform X2: protein MKGRTQRADTHDDWGDGSWTVDCICGVNFDDGEEMVKCDECGVWVHTRCSRYTKGEELFACDKCKNKSNRNDSEETEVAQLLVELPTKTVRIESSSTRRPFRLWTDIPMEERVHVQGVPGGEPGLFSGLSGVFTPQLWKCTGYVPKKFNFQYREFPCWDENKEDDNKNGKQNEFESGNPADNGAGVLFSLSKERVFSAPMHPKKDVLNEGKKSESEDFDGKHWQNGVRKDRGVLQPVTAPSSKQKKDEPGVFKDRGTRKKSRSSAEKEAYEKKRSVQPHKTVFRPSCDAKQLEFYEDRVPKSFATGVQSGKNKNLKDSVHQEPTSDGNLASNHAVERPKNNSSGKEHASEVSTSSMSGHDSIRIDGKEEKADDQLPAAITSTPKTEDLAQLPLGNKYTGITPIKEEGDGVAIDKVDGVVVEGSTRSPRDNQVDALASTALKVQGNNFLKDSNSGISCSFDKSDIEVKREMNDDDSNVVLINQRSNPDDTKDTEISFHQTSETSQMNDLVGGFSHSSDSKARISESEIVADCHSDKANELSGHCSLLKCDLEGSEVSETVKKISPESNCIPRSSEESKPSINVLTPEEQSNQRKMVACVGKSSSTSSASIFSVSSVPDSSKPTDSQNNSKQQVMPDNNLSSKKGHATNDVPRDEDRHDLSRKAVKERPKSSYSSTSKVPHQSRISHASISKRNICESKDSVPSSSLKASLMQNSTVTSVSGESAGSLQSQSASYIQQNKTLASGFPQKGEKSTQSSSQPASKAAHASSVHPFATSNSTTLSDEELALLLHQELNSSPRVPRVPRVRQAGSFPQLASATATSMLMKRTSSSGGKDHSMVPRRKNKDASKDGSRGSRELDHDAKRTDKVLSSLDQRQDLGSAMDASAKRNDKNVHATPSTATNSGPSSSTEANEQNLSYVRSSPRNLSDDDTGTARGSVPRTLPGLINDIMSKGRRMTYEELCNAVLPHWPNLRKHNGERYAYSTHSQAVLDCLRNRQEWAQLVDRGPKTNSSKKRRKADAEDSDDNEFGKGRSTKEVESKSLESQKEEFPKGKRKARKRRRLALQGRGIKDVRRRRKVDFSDDDAGPFSNSSEESMFSDDEIQGSGACPVGSDASASSDEIGSM, encoded by the exons ATGAAAGGCCGGACGCAGCGGGCCGATACCCATGATGATTGGGGAGACGGTTCATGGACCGTGGACTGCATCTGCGGTGTCAATTTTGACGACGGTGAAGAGATGGTGAAGTGCGATGAGTGCGGCGTCTGGGTGCATACGCGCTGCTCTCGTTACACCAAGGGAGAAGAGTTGTTTGCCTGTGACAAGTGCAAGAACAAAAGCAACCGTAATGACAGCGAGGAAACGGAGGTGGCACAGTTGTTGGTTGAACTGCCAACGAAAACAGTTAGGATAGAGAGTAGTTCTACCCGACGGCCCTTTAGGCTTTGGACTGATATCCCCATGGAAGAGCGTGTTCATGTTCAAGGGGTTCCAGGAGGGGAACCTGGTTTGTTTAGTGGGCTGTCTGGGGTTTTTACGCCGCAACTATGGAAGTGTACTGGGTATGTGCCTAAGAAGTTTAATTTCCAGTATAGGGAATTCCCTTGTTGGGATGAGAACAAAGAAGATGATAACAAAAATGGTAAGCAAAATGAGTTTGAGAGTGGGAATCCTGCTGATAATGGTGCCGGAGTTCTATTTTCTTTGTCTAAAGAGAGGGTGTTTAGTGCTCCGATGCATCCAAAGAAGGATGTTTTAAATGAAGGGAAGAAGAGTGAGAGTGAAGATTTTGATGGAAAGCATTGGCAGAATGGAGTAAGGAAAGATAGGGGTGTACTTCAGCCTGTTACGGCACCCTCCAGTAAGCAGAAAAAAGATGAGCCTGGGGTGTTCAAAGATAGGGGTACAAGAAAGAAGTCTAGAAGTTCTGCTGAGAAAGAGGCTTACGAGAAGAAGAGATCTGTACAGCCCCATAAAACAG TGTTTAGACCCAGCTGTGATGCAAAACAATTGGAATTTTATGAAGACAGAGTTCCAAAGTCTTTCGCGACTGGTGTCCAGAGTGGAAAGAACAAAAATTTGAAGGACAGTGTGCATCAAGAGCCAACTTCAGATGGTAATCTTGCATCGAACCATGCGGTTGAAAGACCCAAGAACAACTCAAGTGGAAAAGAGCATGCTTCAGAGGTCTCCACTTCTAGCATGTCTGGACATGATTCGATTAGAATTGATGGGAAGGAGGAGAAGGCTGATGATCAACTTCCCGCAGCTATAACAAGCACTCCAAAAACAGAAGATCTCGCTCAATTGCCATTAGGGAACAAATATACTGGGATAACTCCTATTAAAGAAGAG GGTGATGGTGTGGCAATTGACAAAGTAGATGGTGTTGTAGTAGAAGGTTCTACAAGAAGTCCTCGGGACAATCAGGTTGATGCTTTGGCTAGTACTGCCCTGAAAGTTCAGGGAAATAATTTTCTTAAAGATTCTAATAGCGGCATCTCTTGCAGCTTTGATAAATCTGATATTGAGGTGAAAAGAGAAATGAATGATGATGATTCTAATGTTGTCTTAATTAATCAACGTTCTAATCCTGATGATACTAAAGACACAGAAATATCTTTTCATCAGACATCAGAAACCTCCCAAATGAATGATTTGGTTGGAGGATTTTCACATTCGTCTGACAGTAAGGCAAGAATCAGTGAATCAGAAATTGTCGCTGATTGTCATTCTGATAAAGCAAATGAGTTGTCTGGCCATTGTTCGTTGCTAAAATGCGATTTGGAGGGTTCAGAAGTTTCTGAGACTGTGAAGAAAATTTCTCCAGAATCCAACTGTATTCCTAGATCTTCTGAAGAGTCTAAACCAAGTATAAATGTTCTGACCCCTGAAGAACAGTCTAACCAGCGTAAAATGGTAGCATGCGTTGGAAAGTCATCTTCCACCTCATCCGCTTCCATATTTTCTGTATCATCTGTTCCTGATAGCTCTAAACCTACAGATTCTCAGAATAACTCAAAGCAACAAGTAATGCCTGACAACAATCTGAGCAGTAAGAAAGGTCACGCTACAAATGATGTGCCTAGGGATGAAGACAGACATGACTTATCACGTAAGGCAGTAAAAGAGCGACCAAAATCCTCTTATAGTTCTACGTCAAAAGTCCCACACCAAAGCAGGATTTCACATGCTTCCATTTCAAAAAGAAACATATGCGAGTCAAAAGACTCTGTGCCTTCCTCATCTTTAAAGGCATCTTTGATGCAGAATAGTACAGTTACGTCAGTCTCTGGTGAGTCTGCCGGCTCACTGCAAAGTCAGTCTGCTTCATACATTCAACAAAACAAGACATTGGCTTCAGGTTTCCCACAGAAAGGTGAAAAGTCCACTCAGTCAAGTTCCCAGCCAGCATCTAAGGCTGCACATGCATCATCAGTACATCCCTTTGCAACATCAAATTCCACTACTCTAAGTGATGAAGAG CTTGCTTTGCTTTTGCATCAAGAACTTAATAGTTCTCCAAGAGTACCTCGTGTTCCACGTGTGCGGCAGGCTGGGAGCTTTCCTCAGCTGGCATCTGCAACTGCCACAAGCATGCTAATGAAACGCACATCTAGCTCAGGAGGAAAAGATCACAGTATG GTCCCTAGAAGAAAAAACAAGGATGCATCTAAAGATGGGTCCCGTGGATCTCGTGAGCTTGATCATGATGCTAAAAGAACTGATAAAGTGCTATCTTCACTTGATCAGAGACAAGATCTTGGTTCTGCCATGGATGCTTCTGCTAAAAGGAATGACAAGAATGTACATGCCACACCCTCCACAGCCACAAACAGTGGCCCTTCTTCTTCAACTGAAGCTAATGAGCAAAATTTGTCATATGTACGTAGTTCACCTAGAAATTTATCTGATGATGACACAGGCACAGCTCGTGGTTCTGTACCTCGTACTTTACCTG GCTTGATAAATGACATTATGAGCAAAGGCAGGCGAATGACTTATGAAGAGCTTTGTAATGCAGTCCTGCCA CATTGGCCTAACTTGAGGAAACATAATGGAGAACGATATGCGTATTCTACTCATTCTCAAGCTGTTCTTGATTGCCTAAGAAATCGACAAGAATGGGCTCAGTTAGTTGATCGTGGCCCCAAG ACTAATTCAAGTAAGAAAAGGCGCAAGGCAGATGCTGAGGATTCAGACGATAATGAATTCGGCAAGGGAAGAAGTACGAAAGAGGTAGAAAGCAAAAGCCTCGAGTCACAGAAAGAAGAGTTCCCCAAAGGCAAAAGGAAAGCGAGGAAGCGCAGGCGATTGGCTTTGCAAGGAAGAGGAATAAAAGATGTCCGCAGGAGAAGGAAAGTAGATTTCAGTGATGATGATGCCGGACCCTTCTCTAACTCAAGTGAGGAGAGCATGTTCAGTGACGATGAGATCCAAGGAAGCGGAGCTTGCCCAGTGGGAAGTGACGCCTCAGCAAGCTCTGATGAGATAGGGTCCATGTAA